The Anopheles coustani unplaced genomic scaffold, idAnoCousDA_361_x.2 scaffold_95_ctg1, whole genome shotgun sequence genome has a window encoding:
- the LOC131271319 gene encoding uncharacterized protein LOC131271319, whose product MLKRDYFKALVDLQPMAAATAEELTRIVNESKRLVLGMDRLQEPVSSWDTPLSSLVRYKFDEQTLMAFELIAAEQKTDTFKALMEFCERRLKILTNSVVHTQNRIDTKPATRGTNHDHQITRKPTQRPYPASMSCAAQTGNMLRGCVLCKADHHIARCERFAKMSLSERQQIAKVESLCFNCLGKEHQARFCKAQSRCGNCQKRHHTLVCNKTNPITPRTESSISAITYIPAPVDSQPSQEKMIWLSTAQVLICNDEGREFPARALLDQGSQSNFMSERLVQQLKLKKRRLNKPLSGIGAVSLKAETMVVATMKSRASTFVSRVNWLVLRNITANFPAQTRNTESWNIPQALILADPAFFRSERIDLLIGAELFGELLQQGQLKLAPHLPKLLESSLGWIVCGREERVSEDAAEVVCSCLADNDLGAIFEKLASLEAIPEERVRSEQDEECENLYLNTTRRTESGRYVVNLPKVANFEERLRDSLQPALKRLAAIERRMIKEPNLGAAYKEFMSEYIRLGHMTKVSTYVEDKMAEGTPRFYLPHHAVWKTDGLTKKCRVVFDASCRCGTGLSLNDILLTGPRLQDDIEVILLRFRMRPVAFVADVEKMYRQVLVAEEDKNLQRILWRETANDPVGVYVLNTVTYGTACAPFLAIRTLFKIFEDEGHQFPMASRCANDFYVDDILSGAATIEEAGNMVKELSELLSMGGFGLRKWASNEPEALAAITPEHIAKAGNYEFGTEPTGTVSTLGLSWNTSSDVLSVQVRLPPQIETLRTKRQVSGCLAKVYDPLGFLDPVKMKAKLILQRIVTLKDAKGKRWDWDDVLPEGLFAEWMAFFPQLTALSKIEVPRPVVTDSSMEKQVHIFCDASERGYGACCYIRGQKVGEKATVNFFISKSKLVSLKQKITIARLELCAALLGSNLYRLVKKVLPEGAPAFLCTDSMTVWHWVNSPHGNWKTFVANRTSKIQRNAEGAQWRHVPGVENPADLVSRGVDPEALIDTKQWWSGPTWLSLEEESWPALPNKAKALEPTGEERATAVLVSSLDEENFSDRLYSLCSTYTKLRRVVGYCQRYLHALRSQAKPMSEEMAPLTTEDLRKAESTLCRLAQREQLTAELDTLKKGRMYIKGGHRKAAPTKAYIAVFVCFVTRAVHLELVSSLSTAAFIAALRRFVSKRGLVAELHSDNGTNFKGAANELRKLYDLLSSSQFQAE is encoded by the exons ATGCTGAAACGGGACTACTTCAAGGCGTTGGTGGATCTGCAACCGATGGCTGCCGCAACGGCGGAGGAATTGACTCGTATCGTCAACGAATCGAAGCGCTTAGTGCTTGGGATGGACAGATTGCAGGAGCCTGTATCTTCCTGGGATACCCCATTATCAAGTCTGGTAAGATACAAGTTCGACGAGCAAACACTAATGGCTTTCGAACTTATTGCAGCCGAGCAGAAGACGGATACCTTTAAGGCATTGATGGAGTTTTGTGAGCGGCGCCTCAAGATTTTGACAAACTCGGTCGTCCACACGCAAAACAGGATCGATACGAAGCCGGCAACCAGGGGAACAAATCATGATCATCAAATTACTCGAAAGCCTACACAAAGACCGTATCCAGCTTCAATGTCCTGTGCAGCTCAGACAGGCAACATGCTCAGAGGGTGTGTGTTGTGTAAGGCCGATCATCATATCGCAAGATGCGAGAGATTTGCAAAGATGTCGTTGTCAGAGCGCCAACAGATTGCGAAGGTTGAGTCTTTGTGCTTCAACTGCTTAGGAAAGGAGCATCAAGCAAGATTCTGTAAGGCCCAGTCAAGATGCGGAAACTGTCAGAAACGACATCACACCTTAGTATGCAACAAAACCAATCCGATTACCCCGAGAACAGAGAGCAGCATAAGCGCCATCACGTACATACCAGCTCCAGTTGATTCGCAGCCTTCACAAGAGAAAATGATTTGGTTGTCAACGGCTCAGGTGTTGATTTGCAATGATGAAGGTAGAGAATTTCCAGCTAGAGCGTTGCTAGACCAGGGGTCGCAATCCAACTTCATGAGCGAACGGTTGGTACAGCAGTTGAAGCTGAAGAAAAGGCGACTAAATAAACCTTTGTCCGGCATCGGAGCAGTTTCGCTAAAGGCAGAGACGATGGTGGTAGCTACCATGAAATCACGAGCGTCAACCTTTGTGTCTCGAGTGAATTGGTTGGTGCTGCGAAACATAACAGCCAACTTTCCAGCGCAAACTCGGAATACGGAGTCCTGGAACATTCCCCAAGCACTGATATTGGCAGATCCAGCATTCTTCCGGAGTGAGCGGATAGACCTTCTGATTGGTGCAGAGTTATTTGGCGAGTTGCTCCAACAAGGTCAATTAAAGTTAGCACCTCACTTGCCAAAGCTCCTGGAGTCCAGCCTTGGTTGGATTGTATGCGGCAGGGAAGAACGAGTCTCTGAAGATGCAGCTGAGGTCGTCTGTTCCTGTTTGGCTGACAACGATCTTGGGGCAATATTTGAGAAGCTGGCTAGCCTGGAAGCGATACCGGAAGAACGTGTACGGTCCGAGCAAGATGAGGAATGTGAAAACCTTTATCTAAACACAACGAGGCGCACCGAGTCGGGAAGGTATGTCGTTAACTTGCCCAAGGTAGCCAACTTCGAAGAAAGGCTGAGAGACTCACTTCAACCAGCATTGAAAAGGTTAGCGGCCATTGAAAGGCGTATGATCAAGGAGCCGAACCTGGGTGCCGCGTACAAGGAATTTATGTCCGAATACATCAGACTAGGGCATATGACAAAGGTGTCAACTTATGTAGAAGATAAGATGGCAGAGGGCACGCCACGGTTTTACCTACCGCACCATGCAGTTTGGAAGACTGATGGATTGACGAAAAAGTGTCGAGTGGTGTTCGATGCATCATGCCGTTGTGGTACCGGGCTAAGCTTAAACGACATTTTGTTGACTGGACCGCGATTACAAGATGACATAGAAGTCATTCTTCTCAGATTCAGGATGAGGCCTGTGGCCTTTGTGGCTGATGTAGAAAAAATGTATCGGCAGGTCTTGGTGgcggaagaagataaaaatctACAACGAATATTATGGAGAGAAACCGCCAATGATCCAGTTGGGGTCTACGTTCTGAATACGGTAACGTATGGGACCGCGTGTGCACCCTTCCTAGCAATCAGGACATTATTTAAGATTTTCGAAGATGAAGGGCATCAGTTTCCCATGGCGTCACGCTGCGCAAATGATTTCTATGTTGACGACATCTTGTCCGGCGCAGCGACCATAGAGGAAGCGGGAAACATGGTAAAGGAGCTCAGTGAGTTGCTCAGCATGGGAGGGTTTGGCCTCCGCAAGTGGGCTTCCAATGAGCCAGAAGCACTTGCAGCAATCACACCAGAGCACATCGCGAAGGCAGGAAATTATGAGTTTGGGACGGAGCCTACAGGTACGGTGTCCACATTGGGCTTGTCGTGGAACACATCGTCGGACGTCTTGAGTGTTCAAGTTAGGCTACCGCCACAGATCGAAACCCTACGCACGAAACGGCAGGTATCGGGATGCCTCGCGAAAGTATATGATCCATTAGGATTCCTCGATCCTGTTAAGATGAAGGCAAAGCTGATTTTGCAACGTATAGTAACTTTGAAGGATGCCAAGGGAAAACGCTGGGACTGGGACGATGTGTTACCAGAAGGCTTGTTTGCAGAATGGATGGCGTTCTTTCCCCAACTTACGGCACTATCAAAGATAGAAGTTCCAAGACCAGTGGTAACGGATAGCAGTATGGAAAAACAAGTGCATATATTCTGCGACGCATCGGAAAGGGGGTATGGAGCTTGTTGTTACATCCGTGGTCAGAAAGTTGGCGAAAAGGCGACAGTGAACTTCTTTATATCGAAATCGAAGTTGGTATCGTTGAAGCAAAAGATAACGATCGCTAGATTGGAGTTATGTGCAGCGCTCTTGGGCAGCAACTTATATCGGTTAGTGAAGAAGGTCCTGCCGGAAGGAGCACCTGCCTTTTTATGTACGGATTCCATGACTGTGTGGCATTGGGTGAATTCTCCTCATGGAAATTGGAAGACATTCGTAGCGAATCGCACATCAAAGATCCAGCGGAACGCGGAAGGAGCTCAATGGAGGCACGTACCGGGAGTCGAGAACCCGGCGGATCTAGTGTCTAGAGGTGTGGATCCGGAGGCTCTTATCGACACCAAGCAATGGTGGTCGGGGCCAACATGGCTCTCCTTGGAAGAAGAATCGTGGCCAGCATTGCCAAACAAGGCCAAGGCATTGGAACCTACAGGCGAAGAACGAGCAACAGCGGTACTAGTCTCTTCGCTCGACGAAGAGAACTTTAGTGACCGACTCTACTCCCTGTGCTCCACATACACGAAGCTGCGCAGAGTGGTGGGATATTGTCAGCGATATCTCCATGCTCTAAGGTCGCAGGCAAAACCAATGTCAGAGGAAATGGCACCTTTGACCACTGAGGATTTAAGGAAGGCGGAGTCAACGCTTTGCCGCTTGGCACAGAGGGAGCAGTTGACGGCAGAGCTGGACACGTTGAAGAAAGGAAGGA TGTACATCAAGGGCGGTCATAGGAAGGCAGCACCCACAAAGGCATACATCgcagtgtttgtgtgcttcgTTACGCGGGCAGTGCATCTGGAGTTGGTTTCCTCTCTGTCCACGGCAGCCTTCATAGCGGCACTCCGAAGATTCGTGTCGAAGCGAGGATTAGTGGCTGAACTGCACTCCGACAATGGCACCAACTTCAAGGGAGCCGCCAACGAACTGCGTAAACTCTATGATCTGCTTAGTTCCTCTCAATTTCAGGCAGAG